A stretch of the Clostridia bacterium genome encodes the following:
- a CDS encoding magnesium transporter CorA family protein, translating into MLKVYVSTEAGLAEQSTVTLRKGSWINLVAPTQEEKEQISRDVGIPLDFLEYPLDEEEIPRIEFDDHGVLVIIRVPVVRGAAYDTLSLGVIITEDVVITVCLEDNPVITELLSGKVRGFYTFKRTRFLLQILFNASTLYLRYLRQIDRKSENIRARLEYSTRNRELIDLLDLGKSLVYFTTSLRSNQIVMEKLMRSYLIVSDDQGKLIKMYEEDRELLEDVITENKQAIEMGEIYTSILNSTMDAFASVISNNLNIVMKFLTVVTIVLMVPTTVASFYGMNVPLPGQHSPHAFVIALIVSALISLTVVVTFRWRRMI; encoded by the coding sequence GTGCTGAAGGTATACGTGTCTACCGAAGCCGGGCTGGCAGAGCAGAGTACTGTAACTCTAAGAAAAGGAAGCTGGATTAACCTCGTTGCCCCTACCCAGGAGGAAAAGGAGCAGATCAGCCGGGATGTGGGCATACCGCTTGACTTCTTGGAGTACCCTCTGGACGAAGAAGAAATACCCCGCATCGAATTTGACGACCACGGGGTTCTGGTGATTATAAGGGTTCCTGTGGTGCGGGGGGCCGCTTACGACACCCTTTCTCTGGGCGTTATCATTACCGAGGATGTAGTGATCACGGTGTGCCTTGAGGATAACCCCGTAATTACAGAGCTCCTCTCGGGCAAGGTACGGGGATTCTACACCTTCAAACGAACGCGCTTCCTGTTACAGATTCTCTTTAACGCCTCCACTCTTTATCTGCGCTACCTCAGACAGATCGATAGGAAAAGCGAAAATATCCGGGCAAGGCTGGAGTACTCTACGCGTAACCGGGAACTGATAGACCTGCTCGACCTGGGCAAGAGCCTGGTTTATTTTACTACCTCTTTACGCTCAAACCAAATTGTAATGGAAAAACTTATGAGGTCCTACCTAATTGTGAGCGATGATCAGGGTAAACTAATAAAGATGTACGAAGAAGATAGAGAACTCCTGGAAGATGTAATTACCGAAAACAAGCAGGCCATAGAAATGGGAGAGATCTACACCAGCATCCTGAACAGCACTATGGACGCGTTTGCCTCAGTTATTTCCAACAACCTAAACATTGTGATGAAGTTCCTCACGGTAGTGACCATTGTCTTAATGGTCCCGACCACAGTGGCCAGCTTTTACGGCATGAACGTGCCCTTGCCGGGACAGCACTCCCCGCATGCCTTCGTTATTGCCTTGATCGTATCCGCGCTCATCTCCTTAACGGTAGTGGTGACCTTCCGCTGGCGCCGCATGATCTAA
- the alaS gene encoding alanine--tRNA ligase: MSQAKALVGRVVRPLTGNELRSCFLAYFRRQGHTVLPSSSLVPENDLTLLFTNAGMVQFKNVFLGLEKRPYRRAATAQKCVRAGGKHNDLETVGRTARHHTFFEMLGNFSFGDYFKAEAIAFAWEFLTRELGLPADRLWVTIYRDDEEAFRLWRSVAAVPSERIVRLGEKDNFWSMGDTGPCGPCSEIIFDRGKEHACNSHPCALGVCDCDRWLEVWNLVFMQFNRQAGGELIPLPRPSIDTGLGLERMASVLQGVDSNFETDLFRPLLEAIERLCGRSYGPGETGFPFRVIADHLRACTFLVADGVVPTNEGRGYVLRRILRRAVRLGRTLGIEEAFLHRLVPEVVALMGTAYPELVEGEERIRAVIAREEERFLETLEEGMRVAEDTVTRALAAGRTVLGGEEVFLLYDTYGFPLDLARDLARERGMSVDEEGFARCLEEQRRRARASRADRFWSGPPVGETGSFWQALPATEFIGYGQLEAGTRVLALFRGEEPADELAAGEEGGVVLDRSPFYAETGGQVGDTGLLVWPSGRARVEDARWLAGKIWHQVRIEEGRLERGGEVEARVDRERRRAVARHHSATHLLHAALRRVLGAHARQSGSLVAPERLRFDFSHFEPLTQEQLRAVERLVNEKVLEGIPVEVLETTLEAARAMGAMALFQEKYGDRVRVVRIGDFSLELCGGTHVANTGEIGLFRIIGESGIGAGLRRVEAVAGLAALDYVVARDAEWERVAAALKVGPEQVARRVEALLAELKAKEKEAAALQGQLNRYRLLELLDQVQEIDGVKLLAAQVPETDAGGLRELADRLRERLGSGVIVLATVGEDKVNLVATVSRDLVSKGFHAGRILREVAAVTGGGGGGRPDMAQAGGRRPEKLGEALAKAAELVAAECRG, encoded by the coding sequence ATGAGCCAAGCAAAGGCATTGGTCGGGCGGGTGGTGAGGCCGTTGACCGGTAACGAGCTGCGCAGTTGCTTCCTGGCCTATTTCCGACGCCAGGGTCATACCGTATTACCCAGTTCCTCGCTGGTGCCCGAAAACGACCTAACCCTTCTGTTCACCAACGCCGGAATGGTCCAGTTTAAGAACGTCTTCCTGGGGCTGGAAAAGCGGCCTTATCGCCGCGCCGCCACGGCACAGAAGTGCGTGCGGGCGGGAGGCAAGCACAACGACCTGGAAACCGTCGGCCGGACCGCCCGGCACCATACCTTTTTCGAGATGCTGGGAAATTTCTCTTTCGGCGACTACTTCAAGGCCGAAGCCATCGCCTTTGCCTGGGAGTTTCTGACCCGCGAACTGGGTCTCCCGGCGGACAGGCTCTGGGTTACCATCTACCGGGATGACGAGGAGGCCTTTCGCCTCTGGCGCTCGGTAGCGGCCGTTCCCTCCGAGCGGATCGTCCGCCTGGGCGAAAAGGACAACTTCTGGTCCATGGGAGATACCGGCCCCTGCGGACCGTGCAGCGAGATTATTTTCGACCGGGGCAAGGAACACGCCTGCAATTCCCATCCGTGTGCCCTGGGCGTCTGCGACTGTGACCGCTGGCTGGAAGTGTGGAACCTGGTATTCATGCAGTTTAACCGGCAGGCAGGCGGCGAGCTTATCCCTCTTCCGCGGCCCAGCATCGATACCGGTCTGGGTCTGGAAAGGATGGCTTCGGTACTCCAGGGTGTGGACAGCAACTTCGAAACCGATCTCTTCCGCCCTCTGTTGGAAGCGATTGAGAGATTATGCGGCCGCAGCTACGGCCCGGGCGAGACGGGTTTCCCCTTCCGGGTTATTGCCGATCACCTTCGCGCCTGCACCTTCTTGGTGGCCGACGGAGTGGTGCCTACCAATGAAGGCCGGGGCTACGTGCTGCGGCGCATTCTCCGGCGGGCGGTGCGCCTGGGTCGGACCCTGGGTATAGAGGAGGCCTTCCTCCACCGGCTGGTTCCGGAAGTGGTCGCGTTAATGGGTACGGCCTACCCCGAGTTGGTCGAGGGCGAGGAGCGTATCCGGGCGGTAATCGCCAGGGAAGAGGAGCGGTTCCTGGAAACCCTGGAGGAAGGGATGCGGGTGGCGGAGGATACGGTCACCCGGGCGCTGGCTGCGGGTCGTACCGTCTTGGGCGGAGAAGAAGTATTCCTGCTCTACGACACCTACGGCTTTCCGCTGGATTTGGCCCGCGATCTGGCCCGAGAGCGGGGGATGAGTGTGGACGAAGAGGGATTCGCCCGCTGTCTGGAAGAGCAGCGGCGGCGCGCCCGCGCCTCTCGCGCGGACCGCTTCTGGTCGGGGCCTCCCGTAGGAGAAACGGGTTCCTTCTGGCAGGCCCTGCCGGCCACGGAGTTTATCGGATACGGGCAGCTTGAGGCCGGAACGCGGGTTCTGGCCCTGTTTCGAGGCGAGGAACCGGCAGACGAACTGGCGGCGGGAGAAGAGGGCGGGGTGGTCCTGGACAGGAGCCCCTTCTATGCCGAAACCGGGGGACAGGTAGGGGACACCGGGCTCCTGGTTTGGCCTTCGGGCAGGGCCCGAGTGGAAGATGCCCGGTGGCTGGCCGGCAAGATTTGGCACCAGGTAAGGATAGAAGAGGGCAGATTGGAACGAGGCGGAGAAGTTGAAGCCCGTGTGGACCGCGAGCGGCGCCGGGCGGTGGCGCGGCACCATTCGGCCACGCACTTGCTGCATGCCGCCTTGCGCCGGGTTCTCGGAGCCCACGCGCGGCAGTCGGGGTCCCTGGTGGCGCCGGAGCGTTTGCGGTTCGATTTCTCCCATTTTGAACCTCTTACGCAAGAGCAGCTGAGGGCCGTGGAGCGGCTGGTCAACGAGAAGGTGCTGGAAGGCATCCCGGTAGAGGTCTTGGAGACTACTCTGGAGGCGGCGAGGGCCATGGGCGCCATGGCCCTGTTCCAGGAAAAATACGGCGACCGGGTGCGGGTGGTACGCATCGGCGACTTCAGCCTGGAGCTCTGCGGCGGCACTCACGTGGCCAACACGGGCGAGATAGGTCTATTCAGGATCATCGGGGAAAGCGGTATCGGGGCCGGGCTGAGAAGGGTGGAAGCGGTAGCCGGGTTGGCCGCCCTCGATTACGTGGTGGCGCGGGACGCAGAATGGGAGCGGGTGGCCGCCGCGTTGAAGGTCGGGCCGGAACAGGTGGCGCGGCGGGTAGAAGCATTGTTGGCCGAGCTAAAGGCAAAGGAAAAGGAAGCGGCGGCCCTGCAGGGGCAGCTCAACCGCTATCGTCTCCTGGAACTGCTGGATCAGGTGCAGGAGATCGACGGGGTGAAGCTGCTGGCGGCTCAGGTGCCGGAAACCGATGCGGGCGGGTTGCGGGAATTGGCCGATCGCCTGCGGGAGCGCTTGGGCTCGGGCGTAATCGTCTTGGCCACGGTCGGCGAAGACAAGGTCAACCTGGTGGCCACGGTGAGCCGCGACCTGGTGAGCAAGGGCTTTCACGCCGGCAGGATCCTTCGGGAAGTAGCCGCCGTGACCGGAGGCGGAGGAGGCGGGCGGCCGGATATGGCCCAGGCGGGTGGCCGGCGGCCGGAGAAGTTGGGAGAAGCCTTGGCCAAGGCGGCAGAGCTGGTAGCAGCGGAGTGCCGGGGGTGA
- a CDS encoding AAA family ATPase: MVEWPEVPVSALRRECDSEQFGFSTTEEVEPLEGIIGQERAVRAMEFGLRVQKPGYNLFLTGITGTGKLSYARSVVSQVAASLPTPEDWCYVYNFRDPSQPRVLCLPCGKGASLSRDLEELIEELQVEIPRAFGSDDYENQKNDIIREFQERSGQLVEELTQRASVQGFSLRRSSTGFVTVPLVDGKPLSGEEYEALPAETKEDIERRSNALQFDIRDTIRRVQQAEREAREKIRKLDAQVGLFCAGHRIDALKEKYQEHPQVVEYLEALKQDILNNLELFRAEEEEHNVPPWARPSRSSALLKYKVNLLIDRRSCCGAPVVAENNPTYYNLVGRVEHENEWGILSTNFTMIRPGALHRANGGFLILQARDVLANLFSWEALKRVLKTGQLSIENMGEQFGLIPVASLKPEPIPVRLKVILIGNPLLYHLLYQYDEDFRKLFKIRVDFDTEMARTPENETKLAQFISFHCRQEGLRHFERGAVAKVVEYSSRLAEDQEKLSTRFNELVEILYEADAWAAVEGAPYVGARHVSRAIEEKHYRSNRLEEKIREMFARGELLVDTDGRVVGQVNGLSVIDLGDYVFGRPSRITATAGLGQRGVVNIERETKMSGNIHSKGVLILTGYLFAKYAQDVPLALSASLCFEQLYTGVDGDSASSAELYALLSSLADLPLDQGIAVTGSINQKGEIQPVGGVTAKIEGFYRVCKVKGLTGRQGVIIPYQNVRHLMLSDEVVEACRRGEFHVWAIRYVDEGLAILTGLPAGERRPDGTYPPGTVHHCVLEKLKTYHRRLQRREEKEEVSETESEVAAARD; this comes from the coding sequence ATGGTGGAATGGCCGGAGGTTCCGGTATCGGCGCTGCGCCGGGAATGTGATTCTGAACAGTTTGGTTTTTCCACTACCGAGGAAGTGGAGCCCCTGGAGGGTATTATCGGGCAAGAGCGGGCAGTCCGGGCCATGGAATTCGGCCTCAGGGTGCAAAAGCCCGGCTACAACCTCTTTCTTACCGGTATTACCGGCACGGGTAAGCTTAGTTACGCCCGTTCGGTGGTCAGCCAGGTGGCTGCGAGCCTGCCTACGCCGGAAGACTGGTGTTACGTATATAACTTCCGCGATCCTTCCCAGCCCCGAGTACTGTGCCTGCCGTGCGGGAAGGGAGCCAGCTTAAGCCGGGATCTGGAAGAGCTGATCGAGGAACTGCAGGTGGAGATACCACGGGCCTTCGGTAGTGACGACTACGAGAACCAGAAGAACGACATAATCCGGGAGTTTCAGGAACGCAGCGGTCAGTTGGTAGAGGAATTAACCCAAAGGGCGTCGGTCCAGGGCTTCAGCCTGCGCCGCTCCAGCACCGGCTTTGTGACCGTGCCTTTGGTCGACGGCAAGCCCCTGAGCGGCGAGGAGTACGAAGCCCTGCCGGCGGAGACCAAAGAGGACATCGAGCGCCGCTCCAACGCCTTACAGTTTGACATCCGGGATACCATCCGGCGGGTGCAGCAGGCGGAAAGGGAAGCCAGGGAGAAAATCAGGAAACTCGACGCTCAGGTGGGTTTGTTCTGCGCCGGCCACCGCATCGACGCGCTTAAGGAGAAGTACCAGGAACACCCGCAGGTGGTGGAATACCTGGAGGCACTGAAGCAGGACATCCTTAATAACCTGGAACTCTTCCGGGCGGAGGAAGAAGAGCATAACGTCCCGCCCTGGGCCCGGCCCAGCCGCAGTTCCGCCTTACTGAAGTACAAGGTGAATCTCCTGATCGACCGTCGCAGCTGCTGCGGCGCGCCGGTGGTAGCGGAGAACAACCCCACCTATTACAATCTGGTGGGCCGGGTGGAGCACGAGAACGAATGGGGGATCCTCAGCACCAACTTCACCATGATCAGGCCCGGGGCGCTGCACCGGGCCAACGGCGGCTTCTTGATCCTTCAAGCCCGGGACGTACTGGCAAACCTCTTCAGCTGGGAAGCGTTGAAGCGCGTGTTGAAGACCGGCCAGCTCTCCATCGAAAACATGGGGGAGCAGTTCGGCCTCATACCCGTGGCTAGCCTCAAGCCGGAACCCATTCCCGTGCGGCTGAAAGTCATCCTGATCGGGAATCCGCTGCTCTACCACCTTCTCTACCAGTACGACGAGGACTTCCGCAAGCTGTTCAAGATCCGCGTGGATTTTGACACCGAAATGGCGCGCACTCCCGAGAACGAGACCAAGCTGGCGCAGTTCATAAGCTTTCACTGCCGCCAGGAGGGTTTGCGGCACTTCGAGCGCGGAGCGGTGGCCAAGGTGGTAGAGTACAGCTCCCGGCTGGCGGAAGACCAGGAGAAGCTCAGTACCCGGTTCAACGAACTGGTGGAAATCCTCTATGAGGCCGATGCCTGGGCGGCGGTGGAGGGAGCGCCTTACGTGGGAGCCCGGCACGTGAGCAGGGCGATCGAAGAGAAGCATTACCGGTCGAATCGGCTTGAGGAGAAGATCCGGGAGATGTTCGCCCGGGGAGAGCTTCTGGTCGATACCGACGGCCGGGTAGTCGGCCAGGTAAACGGGCTTTCGGTAATAGACCTGGGCGACTACGTATTCGGTCGGCCCTCGCGCATCACCGCCACCGCCGGCCTGGGGCAGCGGGGGGTGGTCAATATCGAGCGAGAGACCAAGATGAGCGGAAACATCCACAGCAAGGGAGTACTCATTCTGACCGGTTACCTCTTCGCGAAGTACGCGCAGGACGTGCCCCTGGCCCTCTCCGCCAGCCTGTGCTTTGAGCAGCTGTATACGGGAGTTGACGGGGACAGCGCCTCGAGCGCCGAGCTTTACGCCCTGCTTTCCAGTCTCGCCGACTTGCCCTTGGACCAGGGTATAGCCGTCACCGGTTCCATCAACCAGAAGGGAGAAATCCAGCCGGTGGGCGGGGTAACGGCCAAGATCGAGGGGTTTTACCGGGTCTGCAAGGTGAAGGGTCTGACCGGGCGCCAGGGGGTGATCATTCCGTACCAGAACGTCCGCCACCTCATGCTTTCAGACGAGGTGGTGGAAGCCTGCCGGCGGGGGGAGTTTCACGTCTGGGCCATACGCTACGTGGACGAGGGACTGGCCATACTCACCGGTTTGCCCGCGGGTGAACGCCGTCCCGACGGTACCTACCCGCCGGGGACCGTTCACCATTGCGTGTTGGAGAAGCTGAAGACTTACCACCGTCGCCTGCAACGCCGGGAAGAGAAGGAGGAGGTTTCGGAAACCGAAAGTGAGGTTGCCGCAGCGCGGGACTGA
- a CDS encoding replication-associated recombination protein A, translating to MPDLFSLARTEWEKKGAPLAWRMRPLRLEEVVGQEEVLGPGRVLRRAIEQDRISSLILYGPPGSGKTTIAEVIARTTRARFERLSAVTAGVSDLRRIIHEAEECLGRYQQRTILLIDEIHRFNKAQQDALLPAVERGTVVLIGATTENPYFSVNSALLSRSRVVRLRPLTEDEIKVLVLRALADRERGLGEYEAELEPQAVEHLARASRGDARVALNALELAVLSTPADSEGRRRVPLSAVEEALQERALLYDREGDQHYDVVSAFIKSLRGSDADAALHYLARMLAGGEDPRFVARRMVILASEDVGLADPQALVIATAAAQAVEYVGMPEAELALAEAAVYLALAPKSNSVYRALARAKRDVAEGDIGHVPPHLRDASYAGAARLGHGAGYKYPHDYPGHWVEQQYLPDPLVGARYYEPSESGWEAGLKSRRSGGARPLEKGEGGRPGRTKRS from the coding sequence GTGCCGGATCTCTTTTCCCTGGCCCGAACCGAATGGGAGAAGAAGGGAGCGCCGTTGGCCTGGCGAATGCGGCCCCTCCGGCTGGAGGAGGTGGTAGGTCAGGAGGAGGTTCTCGGGCCCGGCCGAGTGTTGCGGCGGGCAATAGAGCAGGACCGGATCAGTTCCCTCATCCTGTATGGTCCCCCGGGCTCGGGAAAGACTACCATAGCCGAGGTTATCGCGCGTACCACCCGAGCGCGTTTCGAACGTCTCAGCGCGGTCACGGCCGGAGTATCGGACCTGAGGCGGATAATTCACGAGGCCGAGGAATGCCTTGGGCGTTACCAACAGCGAACCATCTTGCTCATAGATGAGATCCATCGCTTCAACAAGGCCCAGCAAGATGCCCTCCTGCCTGCGGTGGAGCGCGGCACCGTGGTTCTAATCGGTGCCACCACGGAGAACCCGTACTTCAGCGTCAACTCCGCCCTGCTTTCTCGGTCGCGCGTGGTCAGACTCCGCCCGCTTACCGAGGACGAGATCAAGGTGCTCGTTCTCCGCGCCCTGGCAGATAGGGAGCGGGGACTGGGAGAATATGAGGCCGAACTGGAGCCTCAGGCCGTTGAGCACCTGGCCCGGGCCTCCCGGGGTGATGCCCGCGTGGCGCTTAACGCCCTGGAGCTGGCCGTCCTCAGCACCCCGGCCGACTCCGAGGGCAGACGCCGGGTGCCCCTTTCTGCCGTGGAGGAGGCCCTTCAGGAGCGGGCCCTGCTTTACGACCGTGAGGGAGATCAGCATTACGACGTGGTCTCCGCCTTCATCAAGAGCCTGCGGGGTTCAGACGCCGACGCCGCCCTCCACTACCTGGCGCGCATGCTGGCCGGCGGGGAAGACCCCCGATTTGTCGCCCGCCGTATGGTAATCCTGGCGTCGGAAGACGTCGGCCTGGCCGACCCCCAGGCGCTGGTGATCGCCACTGCCGCCGCCCAGGCGGTGGAGTACGTGGGAATGCCCGAGGCGGAGCTGGCGCTGGCCGAAGCCGCCGTTTATCTGGCGCTGGCCCCCAAGAGTAACAGCGTCTACCGGGCTTTGGCCCGGGCCAAGAGGGACGTAGCCGAAGGAGACATCGGCCACGTGCCCCCGCACCTGCGCGACGCGAGTTACGCCGGTGCCGCCCGCCTGGGACACGGTGCCGGATACAAGTACCCGCACGACTATCCCGGGCATTGGGTGGAGCAGCAGTACCTGCCCGACCCCCTGGTGGGGGCCAGGTATTACGAGCCTTCGGAAAGCGGCTGGGAGGCCGGTCTCAAGTCCCGACGCTCAGGAGGGGCAAGGCCGCTCGAAAAAGGTGAGGGCGGCAGACCGGGCAGGACGAAGCGATCGTGA
- a CDS encoding cysteine desulfurase gives MNTRRSVYMDHSATTPLRPEVLEAMLPYLSERYGNPSSVHSRGRQAKQGLEEARARVAALIGARPEEIVFTSGGTEANNLALLGAVRAYSRRGRHIITSAIEHHAVLDTAGYLRENGFEVTFLPVTADGLVRVEDVAAAVTEQTVLISIMHANNEIGTIQPIAEIGRLARQRGILFHTDAVQSAGKIPIVVDELGVDLLALSAHKFGGPKGTGALYVRKGVRLEPLLHGGDQERRRRPGTENLPGIVGMGAAAELAQRELPAEAARLGALRDRLIEGLLGNVPETMLTGHRQRRLPNHASFCLRGATSAALLAELDRAEVAASGGSACTALAPDPSHVLVALGLEPEWAQGALRLSLGWGNTEDDVAYVLEILPSIVERVRRSPPPWSGRVS, from the coding sequence TTGAACACCCGTCGGTCGGTATACATGGACCACAGTGCCACCACGCCGCTGCGCCCCGAGGTCCTCGAGGCCATGCTGCCCTACCTGTCCGAGCGTTACGGCAACCCGTCCAGCGTTCATTCCCGGGGGCGGCAGGCCAAGCAGGGCCTGGAAGAGGCACGGGCGCGGGTGGCCGCCCTCATAGGAGCCCGACCGGAGGAAATCGTCTTTACCAGCGGGGGTACGGAGGCCAACAATCTCGCCCTGCTGGGAGCGGTTCGGGCCTATTCGCGCCGGGGAAGACACATCATAACCTCGGCCATAGAACACCACGCGGTTCTCGACACGGCCGGCTACCTGCGGGAGAACGGGTTTGAGGTCACCTTTCTCCCGGTTACGGCCGACGGATTGGTGCGGGTAGAGGACGTGGCCGCGGCGGTTACCGAGCAAACGGTTCTTATCAGCATCATGCACGCCAACAACGAGATTGGCACCATCCAGCCCATCGCCGAAATCGGCCGTTTGGCCCGGCAGAGGGGCATCCTTTTTCACACCGACGCCGTGCAGAGTGCCGGCAAGATACCGATCGTGGTGGACGAGCTGGGGGTTGACCTTCTGGCCCTGTCGGCCCACAAGTTCGGCGGCCCCAAAGGCACGGGCGCCCTCTACGTGCGCAAGGGCGTTCGCCTGGAACCGCTTCTTCACGGCGGAGATCAGGAGCGCCGCCGCCGCCCGGGAACGGAGAATCTCCCCGGGATCGTGGGGATGGGTGCGGCGGCGGAGTTGGCCCAAAGGGAACTGCCGGCAGAGGCCGCCAGGCTTGGTGCCTTGCGGGATCGGCTGATAGAGGGGCTGTTGGGAAATGTCCCGGAAACGATGCTCACCGGTCACCGGCAACGGCGTTTGCCCAACCATGCCAGTTTTTGCCTGCGAGGGGCAACGTCGGCGGCACTGCTGGCGGAGCTCGACCGGGCGGAGGTGGCCGCTTCCGGCGGCTCGGCTTGCACCGCTCTGGCTCCTGACCCATCGCACGTTTTGGTGGCCTTGGGGTTGGAGCCCGAGTGGGCCCAGGGAGCCTTGCGTCTGAGCCTGGGATGGGGAAACACCGAGGACGACGTGGCCTACGTACTGGAAATCCTGCCGTCCATCGTGGAGCGAGTACGTCGTTCTCCTCCGCCCTGGTCGGGCAGGGTGTCGTGA
- a CDS encoding IreB family regulatory phosphoprotein, which produces MAERTHLEETVTFRRAKEEPADARQILRAVYEALREKGYNPINQLVGYLLSGDPAYITSHNNARNLIRRLERDELLEELLRRYLEETE; this is translated from the coding sequence ATGGCAGAAAGAACCCACCTGGAAGAAACCGTAACCTTCAGGCGTGCCAAGGAGGAGCCGGCGGATGCCCGGCAGATCCTGCGCGCTGTATATGAGGCGCTGAGGGAGAAAGGATACAATCCCATCAATCAGTTGGTAGGTTATCTCCTTTCCGGCGACCCGGCCTACATTACCAGTCACAACAACGCCCGTAACCTCATTCGCCGCCTGGAAAGGGACGAACTCCTGGAAGAGCTTCTTCGCCGTTACCTGGAGGAGACGGAATAA
- a CDS encoding AI-2E family transporter has protein sequence MRWLRNPKKLIIGGLLTAVGLYFVYRVRAVLPPFIFALAFTYILGPPVNGLTRRGLNRTAAILLVYLVGAAMLALAGTFAWPALVRETAAFVEGLPRHTAGIEQFLEDLSRRYQRTPLPEGVRLIIDEHLRRAEQFLISTLRSAAGAVIDVVSQAANLILAPILAFFFLRDAGGLTRRVEAYVPAPYQGQVLGLLAEIDAVLRNFVFGRLVVALLVGLLSAAGLALIGVEYALVLGAIAGICDLIPFFGPFIGAVPAVILAGLKSTTALLLVVILFVIVQQIEAQVLAPLILSETVGLHPVAVIFALLAGGHLYGLWGVLLAVPVAAVLRLLLRRLYLYLVEQ, from the coding sequence TTGAGGTGGCTCCGCAACCCCAAGAAGTTGATAATCGGGGGCCTACTGACGGCAGTGGGCCTTTACTTTGTCTATCGGGTGCGGGCGGTACTACCTCCTTTCATCTTTGCCCTCGCCTTCACCTACATCCTTGGCCCCCCGGTTAACGGGCTTACCCGGCGCGGGCTCAACCGGACCGCCGCCATCCTTCTGGTGTACTTGGTGGGCGCGGCCATGTTGGCCCTGGCAGGGACGTTTGCCTGGCCGGCGCTGGTCAGGGAGACGGCCGCCTTCGTGGAGGGCCTGCCCCGGCATACGGCGGGCATAGAGCAGTTCCTGGAGGACTTATCCCGGCGGTACCAGCGCACTCCCCTACCCGAGGGGGTGCGCCTGATAATCGACGAGCATCTTCGGCGGGCAGAACAGTTCCTGATAAGCACCCTGCGGTCGGCCGCCGGAGCGGTCATAGATGTAGTTTCCCAGGCCGCCAACTTGATCTTGGCTCCCATCCTCGCCTTCTTCTTCCTGCGCGATGCCGGCGGTCTTACCAGGCGCGTCGAAGCGTACGTCCCGGCTCCCTACCAGGGGCAGGTGCTCGGCCTGCTGGCAGAAATCGACGCGGTACTTCGCAACTTCGTCTTCGGACGGCTGGTGGTGGCCTTGCTGGTAGGGTTGCTGAGCGCCGCCGGCCTGGCCCTGATCGGCGTAGAGTACGCCCTGGTCCTGGGAGCCATCGCCGGCATATGCGATCTGATTCCCTTCTTCGGCCCCTTTATCGGTGCGGTGCCGGCGGTGATCCTGGCGGGGCTAAAATCGACCACTGCCTTGCTTCTGGTAGTCATCCTTTTTGTGATCGTTCAGCAGATCGAGGCGCAAGTCCTGGCCCCGCTCATCCTCAGCGAAACCGTGGGTCTGCACCCGGTGGCAGTCATTTTCGCCCTGCTTGCCGGGGGGCACCTCTACGGCCTGTGGGGGGTACTCTTGGCGGTGCCCGTGGCGGCCGTTCTGCGCCTGCTCCTGCGGCGTCTTTATCTCTACCTGGTGGAGCAGTAG
- a CDS encoding aldo/keto reductase — translation MDYRPLGRTGLVVSRLGFGSLSLTPPHGLADPSSGIALLEEALDRGVNLIDTAEIYENYYLLRRALARRRDGVVVATKSYAYTRTDMEHSLVRALRELNRPYIDIFLLHEQESALTLRGHYEALAYLVEARDKGLVRAVGISTHAVAAVEAAADLVEIDVIHPLVNRRGLGIIDGDREAMLAAIERAHRQGKGIYAMKALAGGHLIGEADAALRWAFGLPFVDSVVVGMSCREELEANLAVADGREVPGELKARLGTRTRRLVVEEWCQGCGECVSRCPQQALSLNRGRARVDPERCVLCGYCALACRSFCLKVV, via the coding sequence ATGGACTATCGCCCGCTGGGCCGTACCGGTCTCGTGGTATCGCGTCTGGGGTTTGGTTCGCTGTCCCTTACGCCTCCGCACGGGCTTGCGGACCCGTCATCCGGCATCGCCCTGCTCGAGGAGGCCCTGGATCGGGGTGTTAATCTTATTGACACCGCCGAGATCTATGAGAACTACTACCTCCTGCGCCGGGCGTTGGCCCGCCGCAGGGACGGGGTAGTGGTTGCCACCAAATCCTACGCCTACACCCGAACGGATATGGAGCACAGCCTGGTCCGGGCGCTACGAGAACTCAACCGGCCTTACATAGACATCTTCCTACTGCATGAACAGGAAAGTGCCCTTACCCTGCGGGGTCATTACGAGGCTCTGGCCTACCTGGTAGAGGCCCGGGATAAAGGACTGGTACGGGCAGTCGGGATTTCCACGCACGCGGTGGCCGCGGTTGAGGCGGCCGCCGACCTGGTGGAGATAGACGTGATTCATCCCTTGGTCAACCGCCGGGGGCTGGGGATTATCGACGGCGACCGGGAGGCCATGCTGGCGGCGATCGAGCGCGCCCACCGGCAGGGCAAGGGCATATATGCCATGAAAGCCCTTGCCGGCGGGCACCTCATCGGCGAGGCCGATGCCGCCTTGCGCTGGGCTTTCGGCCTGCCCTTCGTGGACTCGGTGGTAGTAGGCATGTCCTGCCGGGAGGAGCTTGAGGCCAACCTGGCGGTGGCTGACGGCCGCGAGGTGCCGGGGGAACTCAAGGCGAGGTTGGGCACGCGAACCCGGCGGCTGGTGGTGGAGGAGTGGTGCCAGGGGTGCGGAGAATGCGTTTCCCGCTGTCCCCAGCAGGCCCTGAGCCTAAACAGGGGCAGGGCCAGGGTCGACCCGGAACGTTGCGTGCTGTGCGGCTACTGTGCCCTGGCCTGTCGCAGTTTCTGCCTGAAGGTGGTCTAG